AGGAGTCTTTACCAGCTTTACAAAATGCGGTAAAAGATGAAGTAGTGTATGGGGTTTTGCTTTATCACGAGTTGGTGAAACCTCCCAAGCCACCGCTTTTACAACGTGTGCAAGCAGCCCTTGATGAAGTGCGTCCGGGGTTGAAAAGTCATAATGGGGATGTGGAGTTAGTCGCAATTAAAGCACCGGATACTGTAGAGGTGCGGTTGATAGGTACTTGTAGTAGTTGTCCAGCTTCTAATTTGACGTTATCGCAAGGGGTGGAACAGGCGATTAAATCGGTGTGTCCAGAAATTATGACAGTAATTGCTGTGAAGTGATGAATGGCGATAGCGTAGTAAATTCAACTATAAATTATATTGTTTAAAATTCCGAAAAGCTGTCAATACCACTTGTAACCCAATAGTAACCTGATTATAGATTCATAACTAAGGGTACATAGCATGAGTGATAACAGCCAAAATACCAGTTTCTGGAGTAGTATGCCCGGTATTCTTACAGGAATAGCAGGCGTATTAACAGGAATATTAGCAATTGTTCAAGTTGTTAAGCCTTTATCGCCTTCTTCAGGAACATCACAGCCTAATCCAACTAATACAGTAGCCCAATCCAACCAAACTGTTACAGTTGACTCTACATCTGAGCAAGGTAATCCATTTAAAAATCCTGAAAATAAACCTATACAAGTAAGTTTTCATGCTGAAGGAAAATGGAGTTTGATTCCTAAAAATGTGACTGGAGATGATTTACCAAAAGGATATATTTCACCCGATGGTGACGGCAATTTTGCTGCTAATCCAAAGAAACTATGTCCAGGTTATCCATTAGGCGCTTTAATTGTGAAAACACAACAGGGTCAGTGTATTGTTGTAGGTGCAAATGGTAGTTTTGAATTAAGAACTGGTGAAATCATTTATTTTGCAGCTAATGATGTAAAGGGTCTTTATGAAGATAATGATGGTTCTGTTAATGTTGTTTTAAATTGGAAATAAATCTGTCAAAATCAATTGATAACTGCAACTACTTATACAGGCAAATGCACGCTAGTAATTTTAAATAATATCAGCGTGCATCTCATTATTTATAAAAAACTATTTTTAATATAATTTAATGTCGAACTTACCACCGGAAGTAACCATTTCTCAAATACCCTTATCACCTCAAGGCGCACAGGTAATTTTAGGTGATATTCTCAACCCTGAATTATTAGCAATTCCCCTAGCGCCAACTCCGACAACGATGTTTGGCCCGCGTGGTGCTTGTTTGGTATCCCAAACAGGGCCGTTATGGGTATCAGATACAGGACATCATCGGTTATTGGGTTGGCGGAAGTTACCCACGACAGATAGCCAAGCGGCGGACTGGGTAATTGGACAACCAGACTTTTATCATGAAGGACAAAATGCTAAAGGTATGCCAGGAAGGGCTACGGTTAGTGTACCAACGGGTATTTGTGTCTGTGATTCAGGTTTAGCTGTCGCGGATGCTTGGAATCATCGTGTTTTAATTTGGCATAAGTTGCCAGAGGATAGCAATGTTCCCGCAGATTTGGTGTTAGGACAAGCTAATTTTACTGATAACGAATCAAACCGAGGTAAACAATTACCAGATGCTAATACTATGCACTGGCCTTATGGGGTTTTCTATCATCAAGGCAAGTTATTTGTGGCTGATACTGGTAATAGAAGGCTATTAATTTGGCAGCAATTACCAACAGAAAACGGACAACCCGCCGATATAGTTTTGGGACAGCCGGATATGATTTCTCGTAATGAGAACGGCGGCGGTTCTCCCACGGCTGCGAGTATGCGCTGGTGTCATGATATTGCCATTTGGGATGATAATTTAGTTGTCACCGATGCGGGTAATAATCGGGTGATGATTTGGCAAGGGATACCCACAGAAAATAATGCGCCTTGTGCGGTGGTGTTGGGACAAAAAAGTTTTGATTTTGTGGAGATGAACCAAGGGGTTTATTTTCCTAGTGCGGGTAGTTTAAGTATGCCCTATGGGGTGGCGGTGGATGGAGATTGGTTATTGGTGGCGGATACTGCTAACTCCCGGTTGTTAGGATGGAGGAAGCGAGAGTCAATATTATTATTGCAGGGTGCGGTGGCGGATGCGATCGCTGGACAAAACACTTTCCAAAGTAAAAGCGAAAACCGCAACTTCGGGCAAGCAACACGCGATAGCTTAAATTGGTGTTACGGAGTCAAGATTTGTGGCAGCACGGCAGTAATATCTGACTCTGGAAATAACCGAATCTTGCTGTGGCAATTTCAATAAATACTGTCTTAATTACGTTAGCGAAGCGGGGCGTAGCCCATTACGAATTATTATGGCTGCTGAGGAAATCAGAGTTTGTGGTACTGTCCAAGGTGTAGGGTTTCGTCCTACTGTGTATCGTTTGGCCAAAGCCTGCGGTTTACGGGGGGATGTTTGTAATGATGGACAGGGTGTGTTAATTCGCGTCTCTGGTAGTGAAGCAGCTTTAACACAATTCGTTTCTAGATTACAGCAAGAATGTCCACCACTAGCGAAAATTAACGAACTCATCAGAACACCATACGAGGGTGAATTAAACTTTGATGATTTTGTGATTTCTCCTAGTGTAAATAGTACCGCCAGAACAGAAATTCCCCCAGATGCGGCTACTTGTCCCGAATGTCAGCGAGAAATATTTGACCCCTTTAGCCGCTTTTATCGTTATCCCTTTACTAACTGTACCCATTGCGGCCCCCGTTTAAGCATCATTCGCGCCATTCCCTATGACAGATGCAACACCAGTATGTCTGCATTTGTTATGTGTCCAGAATGTGAGAAGGAATACCACAATGTTGAAAACCGCCGCTTTCACGCCCAACCCGTAGCCTGTCACACCTGCGGCCCCAAAGCTTGGCTAGAACGCGCTGATGGTAAACCCGTAACCGCTTCCATGTTCTCAATGTTGGATGATGTGGATGCTGTTTGTACCTTGTTGCAGAAAGGTGAAATCGTCGCCATTAAAGGCATAGGCGGTATCCATCTGGCCTGTGATGCAACGCAAGAGACGGCTGTACAGAAATTGCGCCAGCGTAAAAAAAGATATGCTAAACCCTTCGCATTAATGGCGCGGGACATTGGCATTATTAAACAGTATTGTCTAGTTAATGATAGAGAAAAAGAACTATTAGCCAGTCCAGCCGCACCAATTGTTTTATTGGAGAAAAGGCAACTGAGGATTGATAACTGGGAAAATAAGCTAAATAATTCTCCCTCCACTCCCCACTCACCACTCCCCACTCCCCACCCCATCGTCCCATCTGTCGCCCCAGGAGAAAATACGTTGGGCTTCATGCTACCTTACACGCCGTTACATCATTTAATTCTCAAGCGAATGAACCGCCCAATTGTATTAACAAGTGGGAATCTTTCTGATGAACCGCAATGTATAGATAATGATGAGGCTAAGGAAAAGTTAGGGAAAATAGCTGATTATTTCTTACTACATAATCGGGAAATTGTTAACCGAGTCGATGATTCTATTGTGCGGGTGGTTGAAGATAAAATTCAAATCATTCGTCGCGCTAGGGGTTATGCACCTGCACCGATTAAATTACCGCCAGGATTTGATAATGTTTCCCAGATTTTAGCAATGGGTAGTGAGTTAAAAAATACCTTTTGTTTATTACGAGAAGGCGAAGCAATTATATCTCAACATGTGGGTGATTTAGAAAATGCTGCCGCATTTAATGCTTATCAAAATACACTCAATTTATACTTAAATCTATTTCAACATAAACCGCAAGCGATCGCCATTGATTTACACCCCGAATATTTATCAACTAAGCTCGGCAAAGAATTAGCAGCAGCTAACACAATCCCCCTGCATTCTATCCAACATCATCACGCCCATATTGCCGCTTGTATGGCAGAAAATAGCATACCCATAGATACAAATCCAGTTTTAGGTATTGCCTTTGACGGTTTAGGTTATGGTGCGGATGGTACAATTTGGGGTGGAGAATTTCTTTTAGCTGACTATCGTCAATTTCAACGCCTAGCTACATTTAAGACAGTGGCAATGATAGGCGGTGAACAGGCAATTTACCAACCTTGGCGCAATACCTACGCCCACTTATTAAATGCCAATCTTTGGGATAATTGTTGCCAAGAATACAGCGAGTTAGAGATTATCAAACTTTTACAGCAAAAGCCGATAAGTTTACTCAATCAACTTGTAGAAAAAGGTATTAATACCCCTCTAGCTTCTTCAGTAGGACGGCTGTTTGATGCTGTAGCTGCGGCTATTGGCATTTGTCCAGAACAATGCAGCTATGAAGGACAGGCGGCGATCGCACTAGAAGCCATAGCGGATGTCACTACATTAAATCATCCTAAAGAAATAGGAATATATCCCTTTCATTTTATCTTTTCGGATAATATTTATTGTATAGACCCCAGCCCCATGTGGCAATTATTGCTTGATGACTTAAAACAGCAAACTCCACAACAAGTTATAGCTGCTAAATTTCATCTAAGTTTAGCTAATGTCATCTTGGAGACAGTCAAAAAACTCCGTCAACAAAACTCATTTAATCAAGTCGTTCTGACAGGGGGAGTATTTCAAAATAAACTCTTATTACAACTAGTAACCGAGCAACTAAAAAAATTAGAAATTAATACCCTCACCCATAGCCAAATTCCCACAAACGACGGCGGAATCTCACTAGGACAATCAGTAATAACAGCCGCACAAATTTTAAATAATTAACTCTCTGTGTCTCTGTACCTCTGTGGTTCACACCTCTACAAAAGGTCTATAAAAATGTGTTTAGGAATCCCCGGACAAATAGTCGAAATCACCGACATCAACAATAAACTAGCCATAGTTGATGTCGGCGGAGTCAAACGCCAAGTAAACATCGCCTGCATCGTAGATGAACAACATCCCCCCGAAGCATGTTTAGGAGATTGGGTATTAGTTCACGTCGGCTTCGCCATGAATAGAATTAACGAACAAGAAGCAGCAGAAACCCTAAAACTATTAGAAGAAATTGCTTCAGTTATGAGTTAGTCATTAGTCATTAGTTATTCTCCCCTACCTCCCCCTACTTCCTCATCTCCCTCATCTCCCCCTACTCCCAACTCCCAACTCCCCACTCCCCACTCCCCAATTTATGAAATACGTCGATGAATTTCGGGAACCAGAAAAAGCAGAAGCCTTACGCCGGGAAATTGAAAAACTCAGCCAGCAAATAAATAAACATATAAAAATTATGGAAGTATGCGGTGGGCATACTCACTCTATTTTCAAATATGGTATTGAAGAAATATTACCAGCCAATGTCGAACTAATTCATGGCCCAGGTTGCCCAGTGTGCGTTATGCCAAAGGGTAGGTTAGATGATGCGATCGCAATTTCTCAAAACCCCAACGTCATCTTAGCAACCTTTGGCGACACCATGCGCGTTCCCGGTTCCAAAACCAGCTTGCTGCAAGCCAAAGCTACAGGCGCAGATATCCGCATGGTTTACTCCCCCCTAGATAGCCTGCAAATTGCCAAAAATAATCCAGATAAAGAAGTTGTATTTTTTGCTTTAGGCTTTGAAACCACAGCCCCCAGCACGGCCTTTACCATCCTTCAAGCTGCGGCGGAAAACATCACTAATTTTAGTATGTTTTGCAATCACGTTCTGGTAATTCCCGCCCTGCAAGCCTTATTAAATAACCCTAATTTACAACTAGATGGATTTGTCGGCCCTGGCCATGTGAGTATGGTAATTGGCACAGATCCTTATGAATTTATTGCCCAAAAATATCATAAACCTATAGTTGTTTCCGGCTTTGAACCATTAGATATTTTGCAATCTATTTGGATGCTGCTACAACAAATAGTAGAAAATCGCTGTGAAGTAGAAAATCAATATAATAGATTAGTCCAAAAATCTGGTAATCAAATAGCTCTAGAAGCCATGAACAAAGTGTTTGCAGTCCGCGACACATTTGCATGGCGGGGCTTAGATGAAATCCCCTATTCTGGCTTAAAAATTAGAGATGAATATGCTCAATTTGATGCCGAATTAAAATTTATCATTCCTAATCGTAAAGTTGCCGATCATAAAGCTTGTCAGTGTGGCGAAATACTCAAAGGAGTCCTCAAACCTTGGCAGTGTAAAGTATTTGGTACAGCTTGTACACCAGAAACACCAATAGGTACTTGTATGGTGTCATCAGAAGGAGCTTGTGCAGCATACTATAAATATGGCAGATTCTCGAAAACTTTGCAAAAACAAACAACCGAGAAGCCTAAAGTGACTATCTCTTCATAACCTCCACAAAAGCAGCGACACTCTACAAAACCACACTGCGAGGAAAATTAGTATGCCATTTGTCACCGTCAAAATTGCCAGAGGACATTCCATCGAAAAAAAACGGCATTTAGTAGAAGCAATTACTAACGCCTTAGTCACAGCTTTGGATACTAAACCAGAATGGATAACTGTTCATATTGATGAATTTGAACGCGAAAACTGGGCTGTAAATGGTATTTTACATTGTGATAGACATCGTGGCAGACACGACGAAACAGGTAGATAGAACTACGGTGTAAATAGTAAGATGCGTTACGTCATTGGTAAGGCATCTTACAAAGAATTAAAAATCAAGAAATTAATTACGAATTACGAATTACGAATTACGAATTATTAAAAATGGATTTCTCCACTGATAACATTCCCCAAAATTCTCTATTTCAAAAAATCGAACAAGCCCGCCGTCGCCAAGCTAAAGTTAAAGATACACATATCACACTGGCACATGGTAGTGGCGGTAAAGCCATGCGCGATTTAATTGATGATATCTTTGTTAGTAATTTTGATAATCCCATACTCTCCCAATTAGAAGACCAAGCCACTTTCAATTTATCTAGTCTTTTACAACAGGGAGATAGACTGGCTTTTACTACAGATTCTTATGTGGTAGATCCTCTATTTTTCCCTGGTAGTGATATAGGAGAATTAGCTATAAATGGCACAGTTAATGATTTAGCTGTCAGTGGTGCTAAACCTTTATATCTCACCTGTAGCGTAATTTTAGAAGAAGGACTGCCAACCCAAACCTTAAGACGTATCGCCACGAGCATGAAAGCAGCCGCACAAAAAGCTGGAGTGCAAATTGTCACAGGTGATACCAAAGTCGTCCATCGTGGCTGTGCAGATAAGCTTTTTATTAACACTGCTGGTATTGGTATTATCCCAGCCGGAATTAATATTTCTGCACACAATATTCAACCTGGAGATGCCATAATTGTTAATGGTGAACTGGGTAATCATGGGGCAGCAATTTTAATTGCTCGTGGGGAATTAGCCTTAGAAAGTAATATAGAAAGTGATTGTCAACCATTACATGATTTAGTAGCAACTATTCTCAATGTTTGCCCCCAAATTCATGCCATGAGAGATGCTACACGGGGCGGTTTAGCCACAGTCTTAAATGAATTTTCTAATAGTTCTAATGTAGGAATACGTATACACGAAGAATTTATTCCAGTGCGGGAAGAAGTTAAAGGAATTTGCGAAATTTTGGGTTTAGACCCATTATATTTAGCCAATGAAGGGAAATTAGTAATAGTAGTTAAGAGTGAACAAGCACAAACCGTCCTAGCCGCAATGAAATCTCATCCATTAGGACAAAATGCGTGTATTATTGGTGAGGTTATTGCTTCTCCTCCAGGGGTGGTATTGTTAAAAACTGCTTTCGGCACAGAACGGATTGTTGATATGCTAGTTGGCGACCAACTACCACGAATTTGTTAATTTTAAGTAGAGCGTTTCATGCACGAACTAGGAATTACCCAAAACATTGTCGCTATTGTTAATGAATATGCTCAAGGCTCAAAAGTACAGCGAGTTTTAGTAGAAATTGGCAAACTTTCCGCTATCATGCCAGATGCTATCCGATTTTGTTTTGATATTTGTAGTCAAGGTACAGCATTAGAAGGCGCAGTATTAGAAATTTTGGAAATTCCTGGTTTGGCTAAATGTCGTCAATGTGGTACAGAAATTGCTCTAGAAAAACCATTTGGCCTTTGTGGCTGTGGTAGTGTGCATTTAGATTTAATTACGGGTGAAGAACTCAAAATTAAGGAGATAGAGGTCGAAGAAGTATGTGTGTAAGCTGCGGTTGTTCTGATGATGCTGAAGGTACAGTTACTAATTTAGAAACAGGTGAAATGGAACACAACCATCATCATAGCCACACTTTACCAGATGGTACTGTTATCACTCATACACACACTCAATACCATCACCGTGAGCATGACCCTTCACAACTTCATGCTAAAATTCATGGCACAACTATATCTTTAGAACAAGAGATTTTAGGTAAAAATAATCTATTAGCAGCCCAAAATCGGGGATGGTTTAAAGGGCGAAATATTCTCGCTTTAAATTTAATGAGTTCCCCTGGTGCGGGTAAAACAACTCTCTTAACTCGTACTATCAATGACCTCAAGCAGCAATTACCTATAAGCGTCATTGAAGGCGACCAAGAAACAATTAATGATGCTAAAAGAATCAAGGAAACAGGCTGTAAAGTTGTGCAAATTAACACAGGTACAGGCTGTCATTTGGATGCTTCGATGATTGAAAGGGGTTTACAACAATTAAACCCGCCGATGAACTCAGTATTGATGATTGAAAATGTTGGTAATTTAGTTTGTCCTGCTTTGTTTGATTTAGGAGAACAGGCAAAAGTTGTAATTTTGTCAGTGACGGAAGGAGAGGATAAACCCATTAAGTATCCCCATATGTTCCGCGCTAGTGAAGTGATGATTCTTACGAAAATAGATTTATTGCCTTATGTGCAGTTCGATGTGCAGCGTTGTATAGAATATGCACAACAAGTAAATCCTAACATACAAATTTTTCAAGTTTCTGCAACCACAGGCGCAGGCTTAGATATTTGGTACAAATGGCTAACTGAGAAAGTAACTAATTCATTACAACCAGTTTAAAATTCAAAATATCCTACAGGTTCGCCCCGCATAGCTGATAACGACATTCTCATAAAAAAATAAAATTAGGTGTGCATAGCATACCTAATTCTCAGAATTAAGTTGAGGAAAAATGTTTAACCGAATCTGCCGCTAACGTAATCTCTAGTATCTTCTTGCTGGGGATTATTGAAAATTGATTCGGTAGCATCAAATTCTACCAAATAGCCGCTACGACCACCTCCATCTGTTGACTTAACGTTAAAAAAGGCTGTCATGTCAGATACCCGCGCTGCTTGCTGCATATTGTGGGTAACGATGACGATGGTGTATTGTTCTTTGAGTTCGTGGATGAGTTCTTCTACACGTAGGGTAGAGATGGGGTCTAACGCAGAGCAAGGTTCATCCATAAGTATAATCTCTGGTTGAACTGCGATCGCTCTAGCAATACATAAACGCTGTTGTTGTCCACCAGATAAAGATGAGCCACTTTGGCGCAGTTTATCCTTGACTTCATCCCACAATGCTGCTTTGCGTAAGCTACTTTCTACCAACTCATCCATATTACCTTTGTAGCCATTAATCTTGGCTCCATAGGTGATATTGTCATAAATTGATTTAGGAAATGGATTTGGTCTTTGAAACACCATTCCAATCCGGCGACGGACTTCTACTGGATCAATATCTTGAGCGTACAAGTTCTTGTCGTAGTATAAAATCTTACCTTCAGCCCGGAAAGATTCAATTAGGTCATTGAGGCGGTTATAACACCGCAACAAGGTACTTTTACCGCAACCAGAAGGGCCAATAAAGGCTGTGACCTTATTTTTGGGAATATCTAGCCAAATATTTTGTAAAGCCAGGAATTTACCGTAGTAAATGTTAAGATTTTCAGCTTTGAGAACTGTTTCTGTGCTATTGAGAGTGCTAGTATTTGTAGCCATAAATGGTCTAGTTTAAGTGTTAAGGATGGCAGACGACTTTGATTAAGTTTTAAGCTTTTTGACGAGTCGCCCAGCGAGCAATAATACTGGTGATGAGAACCATCAACACCAAAATTAAAGATGCAGCCCAAGCTAATGACTGCCAATTTTTAAACGGAGAAATGGCAAAGTTGTAAACCAGAACAGCCAGAGAAGCTGTCGGTTGGAATAGAGGATTACGCCAATCAATCCAAAATGATGAAAATAACGCAGTAAACAACAGAGGGGCAGTTTCGCCAGCCGCACGGGCAATTGACAATGTTGATCCTGTAACAATTGCCGGGAGGGCAGCTGGCAAGACAACTTGTGTTACTGTCTGGAAATTAGTGGCTCCTAATCCTACGGATGCTTGTCGTAAATCTTGTGAAACTAGTTGTAAAGCTTCATCTGTAGTTCTCACAATAATTGGCAACATTAAGATTGCCAATGCAAATCCTCCACCTAGAGCTGAATATGAACCTAAATTCAGCTTTACTAATGTGAGAACTACAACCCCATAAGCAAATACCCCAGCAATGATGGAGGGAACACCACTGAGAACATTAGTCGCAAATCTGATCCACCTAGATATTTTACCAGAACTAAATTCTGTTAGATAGATTGCTGCTATCACACCTAATGGAATACTAATTAATGCACCAATTCCTACCATTAGAATTGTACCTAATATAGCATTACCAAAACCACCTCCTTGTCTTAAAGGAGCGGGAGGTAGTTCAGTAAATATGCTCAAATTCAGGCTGCTAAAACCTTTGATAATTACATAAGATAACACTGCCAACAAGGGTAGAAGTGCTAAAGCTCCGCATAAAAACGCTATCCCTGTCATCGCCGTATTAAACAGCGTCCGTCCAGACATGGGAGCGCGACTTAAACTCCTTTCAGGAAAATCAGTATTCATAGATTCAACTCCCCACAAAGCTAAATTCGCTTGACTCGGATAACTATTAATTCAGCCAGAATATTTACAATTAAAGTCAGAATAAATAAAACTAAAGCCGCATACATCAATGCCGCAACTTGCAAACCACTCGCTTCCGAAAATTGGTTTGCCAGTAGAGAAGAAATGGTATTGGCTGGTGCTAACAGGGAGGCGCTGAGATTGTTGGAGTTACCAATCAACATGGTGACAGCCATCGTTTCGCCCATTGCTCTACCTAGTGCCAGCATCACAGCACTGACAATACCAGAAAATGCTGAGGGAATAAGCACTTGAAAAATTGTTTCCCAGCGCGTCGCTCCTAATCCTAATGATGCTTGGCGCAAACTTGGTGGCACAGAAATTAAAGCATCACGGGAGATAGCAGTAATAATAGGCAAAGTCATAATTGCCAAAATGACCCCCGCAGGTAACATTCCTGGGCCTGTGGGAGCGGTGCTAAAAATTGGCAACCAACCCAACGTGCTGTTGAGCCACCTGCCGAGATTACTTAAAATTGGTACTAATACAAAAATACCCCAGACTCCATAAACAACACTGGGAATAGCCGCCAGCAACTCTACTAAAAACACTAATACAGTACGTACCTTGACGGGTAGGAAGTCTTCACTCAATAATACAGCTGTTCCTACGCCGATAGGTACTGCTAGCAATAACCCGATAAATGAGCTAACAATAGTTCCGTAAACTGGGGCTAATACGCCATAATCATCATTAACTGGATTCCAGGTACGTTTAGTTAAAAAACCAGCCCCGAATTGCTGTATCGCTGGCCAAGCGGCAATAGTGACTTGTACCGCTATCCATAATAAAATGCCGGCGATCGCCAAAGCAAAAATCCGAGTCAGCCAAATAAAGCCTCGATCTATAGATTTTTCAGCTTCAGAACGACTTTTGATAGCTGATGGCAAATTTTGAGAGTTTGTAGCCATGAATACTGACTTTTAATATTAAATCAGAGGAATATGTGAGAAGCAAGCTAATCTATTACATTGTGGCTTCACTTTAATTTAAGTACCAGCCACATCAATCAAGAAAACGTTAATGCCTGTAAACCAAAAATCAATTACTGAGTAAAAATGTCCTATCTTATTAGGTAAAGATAGTCTTATAACTCAGTACCCAGCACATCTAAGTTACTTGCTAGCGCTGGTATTGCCAGCCACAGAAATTTTATACTCTGGGCTAATTTGATCGGCGGCAGCTGCCACTTTAGTTACGACACTCTGAGGTAAGGGTACATATCCTAATTCTGATG
Above is a genomic segment from Nostoc sp. MS1 containing:
- the pstC gene encoding phosphate ABC transporter permease subunit PstC, which codes for MATNSQNLPSAIKSRSEAEKSIDRGFIWLTRIFALAIAGILLWIAVQVTIAAWPAIQQFGAGFLTKRTWNPVNDDYGVLAPVYGTIVSSFIGLLLAVPIGVGTAVLLSEDFLPVKVRTVLVFLVELLAAIPSVVYGVWGIFVLVPILSNLGRWLNSTLGWLPIFSTAPTGPGMLPAGVILAIMTLPIITAISRDALISVPPSLRQASLGLGATRWETIFQVLIPSAFSGIVSAVMLALGRAMGETMAVTMLIGNSNNLSASLLAPANTISSLLANQFSEASGLQVAALMYAALVLFILTLIVNILAELIVIRVKRI